Proteins encoded together in one Bacteroides zoogleoformans window:
- a CDS encoding ISAs1 family transposase: protein MKHLREFVTSVPEYRRTGKGNFKHKLEDILMLVILGRLSKCITRAEIIGFGKRYLKRFHSMGILLGGLPSEATLCRVFKSIDDEAMACRMSAFVDSFRKELPNKEAEIICVDGKAMRGTVHENGRNPDIVSAYSLNSGITLATDACEKKSNEIKSVPRLVDKIEISGCIVTADAMSFQKSIIDKIREKGGDFVIELKANQKSLRYVLEDKIKTATPSDVYTEGPSLEHGRIELRICRIYRGEGLIADREKWNGRLTVIEMLTSAEKKSGGHCASEQRLYISSLDGTAKQLGLITRQHWSIESMHWDLDYNLRQDSIKRKTGRAARTLDTIQRMMLAILAIWKNKRKKVADKIKGTAEIVRELSLNLTKVLHLLAQK from the coding sequence ATGAAACATCTGAGGGAGTTCGTAACTTCAGTACCTGAATACCGTAGAACCGGGAAAGGCAATTTCAAGCATAAACTTGAAGACATACTTATGCTTGTCATATTGGGCAGGCTCAGCAAGTGTATCACCAGAGCCGAGATAATCGGGTTTGGCAAACGATATTTGAAACGCTTTCACTCAATGGGTATCCTGCTGGGCGGCTTGCCGTCAGAGGCCACGCTATGTCGTGTGTTCAAAAGCATAGATGATGAAGCGATGGCTTGTCGTATGTCCGCGTTCGTCGATTCCTTCCGCAAGGAACTCCCCAACAAGGAGGCTGAGATTATTTGTGTGGACGGTAAAGCCATGAGAGGCACCGTGCATGAAAACGGACGTAATCCGGATATAGTATCAGCCTATTCACTCAATTCCGGGATTACTCTCGCTACGGATGCATGCGAGAAGAAGAGCAACGAGATTAAATCGGTTCCCAGATTAGTGGATAAAATAGAGATCTCCGGCTGCATCGTCACCGCTGATGCAATGTCTTTCCAGAAATCAATCATAGACAAGATCAGGGAAAAGGGAGGAGACTTTGTCATCGAGCTTAAAGCAAACCAAAAATCCCTGCGTTACGTACTTGAGGATAAAATCAAGACAGCCACACCGTCAGATGTTTACACGGAAGGCCCCAGTCTTGAGCATGGCAGGATTGAATTGAGAATCTGTCGCATATACCGTGGGGAAGGACTTATCGCAGACCGGGAGAAATGGAACGGAAGGCTGACTGTCATAGAGATGCTTACAAGTGCGGAAAAGAAATCCGGCGGTCACTGTGCGTCCGAACAGAGACTTTACATCTCAAGCCTTGACGGTACAGCCAAACAATTAGGCCTGATAACCAGGCAACACTGGTCGATTGAGAGTATGCACTGGGACTTGGACTACAACCTACGGCAGGACAGCATAAAGCGTAAAACCGGAAGAGCGGCCAGAACCCTTGATACAATCCAGAGAATGATGTTGGCAATATTGGCTATCTGGAAAAACAAAAGGAAGAAAGTCGCTGACAAAATCAAAGGAACGGCTGAAATCGTCAGAGAATTATCGCTAAACTTAACCAAAGTGCTACATCTTTTAGCTCAAAAATGA
- the tnpA gene encoding IS66 family insertion sequence element accessory protein TnpA, which yields MNRSKFEELELQVQQSALPLKLYLQQAGVSYSTYHYWRKKCAAETDSLKQELAPISFKRPTAELTLGEQVPHGVALLFPPTVSVPTSGADPRSC from the coding sequence ATGAACAGATCCAAATTTGAAGAATTGGAATTGCAGGTTCAACAAAGCGCCCTGCCATTGAAGTTGTACCTGCAACAGGCAGGTGTAAGTTATTCAACCTATCATTACTGGCGTAAAAAATGTGCCGCAGAAACAGACAGTCTGAAACAGGAGTTGGCTCCCATCAGTTTCAAGCGCCCCACTGCAGAACTGACCTTGGGTGAACAGGTGCCGCATGGTGTAGCCCTGCTTTTCCCCCCAACGGTCTCCGTGCCCACTTCGGGAGCGGATCCGAGAAGCTGTTGA
- the tnpB gene encoding IS66 family insertion sequence element accessory protein TnpB (TnpB, as the term is used for proteins encoded by IS66 family insertion elements, is considered an accessory protein, since TnpC, encoded by a neighboring gene, is a DDE family transposase.) — protein MPMFSLNDTMRYFLCPGRTDMRKGISSLCGLVHEKMKSEVRNGDVFIFVGSSLNLMKLLHAEDGGMVMYVKRLEAGRFKLPEYDPESNSYPMEWRDLVMMVEGIQENPQQRLRRLRAERKEYHV, from the coding sequence ATGCCCATGTTTAGCCTGAACGATACGATGCGCTACTTTCTGTGTCCCGGCAGGACAGATATGCGCAAGGGCATCAGTTCGCTGTGCGGACTGGTGCATGAGAAGATGAAGAGCGAAGTGAGGAACGGTGACGTGTTCATCTTTGTCGGGTCCAGCCTCAATCTCATGAAACTGCTTCATGCGGAAGACGGCGGCATGGTGATGTACGTCAAACGGCTGGAGGCAGGTCGCTTCAAACTGCCGGAATACGATCCCGAATCAAACAGCTATCCCATGGAATGGCGTGACCTGGTAATGATGGTTGAAGGCATTCAGGAGAATCCGCAGCAGAGGCTCCGGCGACTTAGGGCCGAGCGTAAAGAGTACCATGTATAA
- the tnpC gene encoding IS66 family transposase, translating to MDEKDTLLKTIEGLNTSVASLSAINKKQAEQNEKLQERIKELTAQVAWLNRQLFGRKAEKLPVYDPNMPDLFADEFAGLQRKAEEKRDEAVEKMEKESAEEKRQKRQNRKMMEDLPVLETEVIEPDGVDLSLYRRIGEEVTRVVKHKPGMLYVKEIIRPKYALKDNTRLPPGGQKGVEMAPMPLMPVDKCIADTSLLAEILLQKYEYHVPFYRQIQQYRHLGMKGLTESTLDGWFKKTVELLKPLYEALKQEVFSCDYVQADETTVPVINKEKHRADKEYLWMVRSVLEKLVIFHYDGGSRAGAVIESLANQHHFKGYLQCDGFAGYETAFKTNPGVHLVNCLVHIRRHFEQALDENREMAEYGLTQIQKVYQIEHGCNDAGLSYEERKNKRQELARPILEAMKAWMEAEGIKYSPRSQAGKAITYTYTRWNNMMRCLEDGRLLWDNNLAENVIRPITLGRKNYLFCGNHEAAVNMSVICSLLATCKAHDVNPRDYLNDIIARMPYHKKATHEELIKLLPHQWKLQHPESVLTKQATESSN from the coding sequence ATGGATGAAAAAGATACATTACTCAAGACGATAGAAGGGCTGAATACCTCTGTTGCTTCATTGTCTGCCATCAACAAAAAACAGGCAGAGCAGAATGAAAAGCTGCAGGAACGTATCAAAGAGTTGACGGCTCAGGTCGCATGGCTGAACCGCCAGCTCTTTGGCCGTAAAGCAGAAAAGCTTCCTGTCTACGACCCCAACATGCCGGATCTCTTTGCGGATGAATTTGCCGGCCTGCAGCGAAAGGCCGAAGAAAAGCGTGACGAAGCGGTGGAGAAGATGGAAAAGGAGTCCGCCGAGGAGAAGAGACAGAAGCGGCAGAACCGAAAAATGATGGAAGATCTGCCTGTACTCGAAACCGAAGTGATTGAGCCGGATGGCGTGGACCTTTCCCTGTACCGCAGAATAGGCGAAGAGGTAACCCGTGTTGTCAAACACAAACCGGGAATGCTCTATGTAAAGGAAATCATCCGTCCCAAATATGCGCTCAAGGACAACACGCGTCTTCCACCCGGGGGACAGAAAGGTGTGGAGATGGCTCCCATGCCGCTGATGCCCGTTGACAAGTGCATCGCCGACACCAGCCTGCTTGCCGAAATCCTCCTCCAGAAATACGAGTATCACGTTCCGTTCTACCGTCAGATACAGCAGTATCGCCACCTTGGCATGAAAGGACTGACGGAAAGCACGCTGGACGGATGGTTCAAGAAAACGGTAGAACTGCTGAAACCGCTGTACGAAGCGCTAAAGCAGGAAGTCTTTTCCTGTGACTATGTGCAGGCGGATGAAACCACCGTTCCGGTCATCAACAAGGAAAAGCACAGGGCCGACAAGGAATACCTCTGGATGGTCAGGTCGGTCCTAGAAAAACTGGTCATCTTCCATTACGACGGGGGATCGCGGGCCGGAGCGGTCATCGAATCCCTGGCTAATCAGCACCACTTCAAGGGTTACCTCCAATGCGACGGTTTTGCGGGTTATGAAACAGCCTTCAAGACCAACCCCGGTGTGCACCTGGTCAACTGTCTGGTACATATCCGCCGGCATTTTGAACAGGCGCTTGATGAAAATAGGGAAATGGCCGAATATGGGCTTACGCAGATACAGAAAGTCTATCAGATAGAGCATGGCTGCAATGACGCAGGCTTGTCGTATGAAGAACGCAAGAACAAGCGTCAGGAACTGGCCCGTCCCATCCTGGAAGCCATGAAGGCATGGATGGAAGCGGAAGGTATCAAGTACAGCCCCAGGTCACAGGCCGGCAAAGCCATCACATATACCTATACCCGATGGAACAATATGATGCGGTGCCTGGAAGACGGACGTCTGCTATGGGACAACAACCTGGCGGAAAATGTCATCCGCCCCATCACACTGGGACGAAAGAATTACCTCTTCTGCGGCAACCACGAGGCGGCCGTCAATATGTCTGTAATCTGTTCCCTGCTGGCTACTTGCAAAGCACACGATGTGAATCCGAGGGATTATCTGAATGACATCATTGCCCGAATGCCCTATCATAAGAAGGCCACACATGAGGAACTCATAAAGCTGCTTCCGCATCAATGGAAGTTGCAACATCCGGAGAGTGTGTTGACCAAACAGGCAACAGAATCCAGTAACTGA
- a CDS encoding DUF5606 family protein yields the protein MLKTILSISGKPGLYKLISQGKKMLIVESLIDKKRFPAYSNEKIISLGDIAMYTDTEDIPLKEVLLSMKKKENGAVVTMDLKKATADELRGYLAEVLPDFDRDRVYLSDIKKLISWYNLLVASGMTDFEETTEEGNE from the coding sequence ATGTTGAAGACTATTTTGTCTATTTCCGGTAAACCCGGATTGTATAAACTCATTTCTCAAGGGAAAAAAATGTTAATTGTAGAATCACTTATTGATAAGAAACGTTTTCCTGCTTACAGCAATGAGAAGATAATTTCTTTAGGTGATATTGCCATGTATACAGATACAGAAGATATTCCCTTGAAAGAGGTTCTACTTTCCATGAAGAAAAAAGAAAACGGCGCTGTTGTGACAATGGACTTGAAAAAGGCCACCGCTGATGAGTTGCGTGGCTATTTGGCTGAAGTATTGCCGGATTTTGACCGTGACCGAGTATATCTTTCGGATATTAAAAAATTGATTTCTTGGTATAATCTGTTAGTAGCAAGCGGCATGACAGATTTTGAGGAAACAACCGAAGAAGGAAATGAGTAA
- the coaE gene encoding dephospho-CoA kinase (Dephospho-CoA kinase (CoaE) performs the final step in coenzyme A biosynthesis.), translating to MAIKIGITGGIGSGKSMVSHLLQVMGVPVYISDVEAKRLMCSDSFIRKKLQALLGKEIYCGSTLNKQLLASYLFADPEHARIINDIVHPCVRENFIQWVHHHSNAKIVGIESAILIEAGFTNEVDLIVMIYAPEELRISRAIRRDVSSRELIEKRIQSQMDDEKKREYADFVITNDDNTPLISQILNLIKSLYETTDCTSEK from the coding sequence ATGGCAATTAAAATCGGTATCACCGGCGGCATCGGTAGTGGGAAGAGCATGGTCTCTCATTTACTGCAAGTAATGGGTGTTCCGGTATATATATCGGATGTAGAGGCAAAGCGGCTTATGTGTTCTGATTCTTTCATTCGTAAGAAACTACAAGCTTTGCTTGGCAAGGAAATCTACTGCGGCAGTACGCTGAACAAACAGTTACTTGCATCTTATTTATTCGCCGATCCGGAACATGCCCGGATTATTAATGACATTGTCCATCCCTGTGTGAGAGAGAATTTCATACAGTGGGTACATCATCATAGCAATGCCAAGATAGTAGGCATTGAGTCTGCCATCTTGATTGAAGCGGGTTTTACCAATGAAGTAGACTTGATAGTGATGATTTATGCCCCTGAAGAGTTGCGTATTTCGCGCGCAATCCGGCGAGATGTTTCTTCGCGCGAATTAATAGAAAAGCGCATTCAAAGTCAGATGGATGATGAGAAGAAACGTGAATATGCCGACTTCGTGATTACAAATGACGATAATACTCCTTTAATTTCACAGATTCTGAATTTGATTAAGTCATTGTACGAAACAACAGATTGCACCTCTGAAAAATAG
- a CDS encoding CdaR family protein, with product MFECRNIGHIYLKITKKVKNFLLSDKSREFFIFLFFFLVAGGFWLLQTLNNDYETTFSIPVRLKGVPNNVVITSEPVSEVHIKVKDKGTVLFNYMLGKSFYPITLDYADYKGGDNQVRISVSQFEKIVLNQLNASTRLLSLKPDTLEYIYSMGASKLVPVRLNGTVSAGREYYLSDTIFYPDSVLAYAPEAVLDTITTAYTQRLKLENISDSLKSRVPLRIQKGVKFVPASVEMRLPVDIYTEKTVEVPLRGVNFPADKVLRTFPSKVQVTFHIGLTRFRQITAEDFHIYISYEELLHLGSDKYTVRIKNLPKGVSQIRCNPAQVDFLIEQVPSAYGN from the coding sequence ATGTTCGAATGCAGAAATATAGGACATATATATCTGAAGATAACGAAGAAAGTGAAGAATTTTCTGCTTAGTGATAAAAGCAGAGAATTCTTCATTTTTTTATTCTTCTTTCTTGTAGCAGGTGGATTTTGGTTATTGCAGACCTTGAACAATGATTATGAAACGACTTTCTCTATTCCGGTACGTTTGAAAGGGGTTCCAAATAATGTCGTAATAACCTCTGAACCGGTTTCCGAAGTTCATATCAAGGTAAAGGACAAGGGAACAGTACTTTTCAATTATATGTTAGGGAAGAGTTTTTATCCTATCACTCTTGATTATGCCGATTATAAAGGAGGAGATAATCAAGTAAGAATATCTGTCTCGCAGTTTGAAAAGATAGTGCTGAATCAGCTGAACGCATCTACCCGTTTGCTTTCACTAAAACCCGATACATTGGAATATATCTACTCAATGGGAGCATCCAAATTGGTGCCGGTAAGATTGAATGGTACGGTAAGTGCCGGGCGTGAATATTATCTTTCAGATACTATATTCTATCCCGACTCTGTATTGGCATATGCTCCTGAAGCTGTATTAGACACAATTACAACAGCTTATACACAGCGCCTAAAACTGGAAAATATATCAGATAGCTTAAAAAGTCGGGTGCCTTTGCGCATCCAGAAAGGAGTGAAGTTTGTCCCGGCTTCTGTTGAAATGAGACTACCGGTCGATATTTATACGGAAAAAACAGTGGAGGTACCACTACGTGGAGTCAATTTTCCGGCAGATAAAGTACTCCGCACTTTTCCCTCGAAAGTACAAGTTACTTTTCATATTGGCTTAACTCGTTTCAGACAAATTACAGCCGAAGATTTTCATATTTATATATCGTATGAGGAACTATTACATTTAGGTTCCGATAAGTATACGGTGAGAATCAAGAATCTGCCAAAAGGTGTAAGTCAGATACGTTGTAATCCGGCACAAGTAGATTTTCTAATAGAGCAAGTTCCTTCTGCATATGGCAATTAA
- the yajC gene encoding preprotein translocase subunit YajC — protein MNIMTVFFLQVPASAPGSGSLMWIMLIAMFVIMYFFMIRPQNKKQKEIANFRKSLQVNQKVITAGGIHGVIKEINDNDVTLEIASNVKVRIDKNSIFAAAADANSNQASK, from the coding sequence ATGAATATTATGACCGTATTTTTTCTGCAAGTTCCCGCTTCCGCTCCGGGCAGTGGAAGTTTAATGTGGATTATGCTGATAGCCATGTTCGTTATCATGTATTTCTTTATGATTCGTCCCCAAAACAAGAAGCAAAAGGAGATAGCAAACTTCCGCAAATCGCTTCAAGTGAACCAAAAGGTAATCACTGCCGGTGGTATTCATGGAGTTATCAAAGAAATCAATGATAATGATGTGACGCTTGAAATAGCTTCTAACGTAAAGGTTCGTATAGACAAGAATTCTATTTTTGCCGCAGCTGCCGATGCAAACAGCAATCAGGCTTCTAAATAA
- the nusB gene encoding transcription antitermination factor NusB: MINRVLIRLKIIQIVYAYYQNGSKNLDSAEKELFFSLSKAYDLYNYLLMLMIALTNYAQKRIDAAKAKLAPTTEELYPNMKFVENKFISQLEVNKQLTEFITTQKRTWGNDEDFVKGLYEKILQSDIYKEYMVSSDDSYENDRELWRKLYKAFIFNNNDLDALLEDQSLYWNDDKEIVDTFVLKTIKRFDEKNGAGQALLPEFKDDEDQEFARRLFRRTILNCDYYRHLISENIRNWDLERVAFMDVIIMQCALAEILSFPNIPISVSLNEYVDIAKLYSTAKSGSFVNGTLDGIVNQLKKEGKLTKN; this comes from the coding sequence ATGATCAACAGAGTTCTTATTCGTCTTAAGATTATACAAATTGTATATGCTTACTATCAGAACGGCAGTAAAAATTTAGACTCAGCGGAGAAAGAGTTGTTCTTTAGTCTCTCAAAGGCATACGACTTATATAATTATCTGCTGATGCTGATGATAGCTCTGACGAACTATGCACAAAAACGTATTGATGCAGCTAAAGCCAAATTAGCTCCTACAACCGAAGAATTGTATCCTAACATGAAATTTGTAGAAAACAAATTCATTTCACAATTGGAAGTAAACAAACAGTTAACAGAATTCATCACTACTCAAAAACGCACTTGGGGCAACGACGAGGATTTTGTCAAAGGATTGTACGAGAAAATTCTACAATCTGATATCTATAAAGAGTACATGGTTTCGTCTGATGATTCTTACGAAAATGATCGGGAGTTGTGGAGAAAGCTATATAAAGCATTTATCTTCAATAATAACGATTTAGATGCACTCCTCGAAGATCAAAGTCTCTATTGGAATGATGATAAGGAAATTGTAGATACTTTCGTGTTGAAGACCATCAAGCGTTTTGATGAAAAGAACGGAGCCGGGCAAGCATTGCTGCCTGAATTCAAGGATGATGAAGATCAGGAATTTGCACGGCGTTTGTTCCGTCGAACTATCTTGAATTGCGATTACTATCGCCATTTGATTAGCGAAAACATTCGCAATTGGGATTTGGAACGTGTAGCTTTTATGGACGTTATCATCATGCAATGTGCATTAGCTGAGATTTTGAGTTTTCCCAATATACCGATAAGTGTTTCATTAAATGAATATGTAGACATTGCAAAATTATATAGTACAGCCAAAAGTGGAAGTTTTGTTAATGGAACATTAGATGGAATAGTTAATCAATTGAAAAAAGAAGGTAAGTTGACAAAAAACTAA
- a CDS encoding PUR family DNA/RNA-binding protein, with the protein MEDIKKKNASDMNEKEIIFSQSIKAGKRIYYLDVKKNRKDELFLAITESKKVVMGEGDDSQVNYEKHKIFLYKEDFEKFLNGLQQSIDFIQGQQGCYTRSAAEENPEEYAPKAESTKATSSLEEEIKIDIDF; encoded by the coding sequence ATGGAAGACATTAAGAAGAAAAACGCATCGGACATGAACGAAAAGGAGATTATATTCTCTCAATCCATCAAAGCTGGTAAACGTATCTACTATTTAGACGTTAAAAAGAACAGAAAAGACGAATTGTTTCTTGCTATTACGGAGAGCAAGAAAGTCGTAATGGGAGAAGGAGACGATTCACAAGTAAACTACGAAAAACATAAAATCTTTTTATATAAAGAAGATTTTGAAAAGTTCTTGAACGGGCTTCAACAATCCATTGATTTCATTCAAGGGCAACAAGGTTGTTATACAAGATCTGCCGCAGAAGAGAATCCTGAAGAGTATGCCCCCAAAGCAGAATCTACAAAAGCAACATCTTCTTTGGAAGAGGAAATAAAAATAGATATTGATTTTTAA
- a CDS encoding 50S ribosomal protein L25/general stress protein Ctc, with product MRSIEVKGTARTIAERSSEQARALKAIRKNNDVPCVLYGGRENIHFTVPAEGLRNLVYTPHIYVVDLIIDGKKVNAIMKDIQFHPVKDTILHVDFYQIDETKPIVMEVPVQMEGLAEGVKAGGKLVLQIRKLKVKALYNAIPEKLIINVSHLGLGKTVKVGELKYEGLELLTAKEAVVCAVKLTRAARGAAAAAGN from the coding sequence ATGAGATCAATTGAAGTAAAAGGAACTGCAAGAACCATTGCAGAACGTTCGTCTGAACAAGCGAGAGCCTTGAAAGCTATTCGTAAAAACAATGATGTACCTTGCGTACTTTATGGTGGCAGGGAAAACATTCACTTCACGGTACCGGCAGAAGGTTTGCGCAATTTGGTATATACTCCCCATATTTACGTAGTAGATTTAATTATTGATGGCAAGAAAGTAAATGCCATCATGAAAGATATCCAATTCCATCCGGTAAAGGATACTATCCTGCATGTTGACTTCTATCAAATTGACGAAACTAAACCTATTGTTATGGAAGTTCCGGTACAGATGGAGGGTCTGGCAGAAGGTGTTAAGGCCGGTGGTAAACTGGTACTCCAGATACGTAAGCTCAAAGTTAAGGCTCTCTATAACGCAATTCCCGAGAAATTGATTATCAATGTTTCTCATTTGGGATTGGGCAAGACTGTTAAAGTTGGTGAATTGAAATACGAAGGCCTGGAATTGTTGACGGCAAAAGAAGCTGTGGTATGTGCCGTTAAGCTGACTCGTGCTGCAAGAGGTGCCGCTGCCGCAGCAGGCAACTGA
- the pth gene encoding aminoacyl-tRNA hydrolase produces the protein MKYLIVGLGNIGSEYHETRHNIGFMVVDALAKSSNTNFIDGRYGFTAQLSLKGRQLLLLKPSTYMNLSGNAVRYWMQKENILLENVLIVVDDLALPFGTLRLKGKGSDAGHNGLKHIAATLGTENYARLRFGIGNDFPRGGQVDYVLGNFTNDDWEVMDERLKTAGEIIKSFCLAGISITMNQYNKK, from the coding sequence ATGAAATACTTAATTGTTGGATTAGGTAATATCGGATCCGAGTATCACGAGACTAGGCACAACATAGGATTCATGGTAGTAGATGCTTTAGCCAAATCCTCGAACACTAATTTCATTGATGGACGCTATGGTTTCACGGCTCAGCTATCACTTAAAGGACGGCAATTGCTATTATTGAAACCCTCTACCTATATGAATCTCAGCGGTAATGCCGTACGCTATTGGATGCAAAAGGAAAACATTCTTTTGGAAAATGTATTGATAGTGGTAGATGACCTAGCTTTGCCTTTCGGAACATTACGCCTGAAAGGAAAAGGAAGCGATGCCGGACATAATGGTTTGAAGCATATTGCAGCAACATTGGGGACTGAAAACTATGCTCGTTTGCGCTTTGGTATCGGCAATGATTTCCCGCGTGGAGGACAGGTGGATTATGTATTGGGAAATTTCACAAATGATGATTGGGAGGTTATGGACGAAAGATTGAAAACTGCCGGAGAAATTATTAAAAGTTTCTGTCTGGCAGGTATCAGTATCACCATGAATCAATATAATAAGAAATGA
- a CDS encoding RNA-binding S4 domain-containing protein: protein MSEARIDKWMWAVRIFKTRTIAAEACKKGRISINGALAKASRTVKPGDVIQVRKPPVTYSFKVLQTIEKRVGAKLVAEAMENVTSPEQYELLELSRVSGFVNRAKGTGRPTKKDRRNLEEFTTLEVIDDFDFDFDFEE from the coding sequence ATGAGTGAAGCCAGAATTGATAAATGGATGTGGGCAGTGCGCATCTTCAAGACACGCACCATTGCTGCCGAAGCTTGTAAAAAAGGGCGCATCAGCATAAATGGTGCTTTAGCTAAAGCATCCCGCACGGTGAAGCCGGGAGATGTTATTCAAGTACGGAAGCCTCCTGTCACTTATTCCTTCAAGGTGCTGCAAACTATCGAGAAGCGCGTGGGAGCCAAGCTTGTTGCCGAAGCCATGGAAAACGTAACCTCCCCCGAACAGTATGAATTGCTGGAGTTGAGTCGGGTCAGTGGTTTTGTCAATCGAGCTAAGGGAACCGGACGGCCTACAAAGAAAGACCGACGTAATTTGGAAGAGTTTACTACGTTAGAAGTTATCGATGACTTTGACTTCGACTTTGACTTTGAAGAATGA
- a CDS encoding Gfo/Idh/MocA family protein, with protein sequence MNDKVIKWGFIGCGEVTKYKSGPAFQKIKNSEVVAVMSRNGEKAKTYAKERGIPKWYDDAQELINDEEVNAIYIATPPSSHATYAIMAMKAGKPVYIEKPMAVTYEECCRINRISKEMGVPCFVAYYRRYLPYFQKVKSLVDEGAIGNIINIQIRFAQPPRDLDYNKENLPWRVQPDIAGGGYFYDLAPHQIDLLQEMFGCILEASGYKSNRGGLYLAEDTISACFQFDNGLVGSGSWCFVAHDSAREDRVEVIGDKGRICFSMFTYDPIALHTEGGREEIMIENPTYVQQPLIQAVVDHLLGKSVCNSDGESATLTNWVMDKILGKL encoded by the coding sequence ATGAATGATAAAGTTATTAAATGGGGATTTATAGGTTGCGGAGAAGTGACCAAATATAAAAGTGGACCCGCATTCCAAAAAATAAAAAACTCCGAAGTCGTAGCCGTCATGAGCCGAAATGGAGAGAAGGCCAAAACTTACGCTAAAGAAAGAGGAATTCCTAAATGGTACGATGATGCTCAAGAATTAATCAATGATGAAGAGGTAAATGCGATATACATTGCTACTCCTCCTTCATCGCACGCTACTTATGCCATCATGGCCATGAAAGCCGGAAAGCCCGTATATATAGAGAAACCGATGGCTGTTACTTACGAGGAATGCTGTCGCATAAATCGCATCTCTAAAGAGATGGGAGTACCATGCTTTGTAGCCTATTATCGCCGCTATCTTCCCTATTTCCAGAAAGTAAAATCATTGGTGGACGAAGGAGCTATTGGCAACATTATTAATATACAAATCCGTTTTGCCCAGCCACCTCGCGATTTGGACTATAATAAAGAGAACCTGCCTTGGCGTGTACAGCCCGATATTGCCGGAGGAGGTTATTTCTATGACCTTGCCCCCCACCAGATAGATTTATTGCAAGAAATGTTCGGCTGCATACTTGAAGCCAGTGGTTATAAAAGTAATCGCGGTGGCTTGTATCTTGCTGAAGACACTATTAGTGCATGCTTCCAATTTGACAATGGGTTAGTAGGCAGCGGCTCCTGGTGTTTTGTGGCTCATGATTCTGCCCGTGAAGATCGTGTGGAGGTTATTGGTGATAAAGGGAGAATCTGTTTTTCCATGTTCACTTATGATCCTATTGCGCTACATACAGAAGGAGGCCGTGAAGAGATTATGATAGAGAATCCCACTTATGTTCAACAACCACTCATTCAGGCTGTAGTCGATCATCTGCTTGGTAAGTCTGTCTGCAACAGTGATGGAGAAAGTGCTACACTAACCAATTGGGTGATGGATAAAATATTGGGCAAGTTGTAG